The proteins below are encoded in one region of Silene latifolia isolate original U9 population chromosome 2, ASM4854445v1, whole genome shotgun sequence:
- the LOC141641048 gene encoding uncharacterized protein LOC141641048 — MQGTSRGFRKCGSYPYAVQEFPKECKCLLNGKDGHMFISHLETLRETKGLVFAYEIDADSALTRIFSTNADSIRCYALFGDAISFDPTYGTNKYNMKFAPFSGIDNQKKSITFGCVLLELEDDDSFIWAFPQFLKAMDGKEPNYIISDQDAGIINAVPDQQRQNLKLLEPQSHNSIPKTLFGSNWEAHAVKVYTHEVFFDFQEEVKLLVNVCSVCGYTPPDPVTNFEISIVEDANKRKRYAVEWSKNALRNPVYDLNVNLLENYDLTGNSKFGMSRVWSEIYATVDMLKRKEEESDMREFEKLINKFREKLEPDREPLTKEQELEVLLNCKAPNEIKILPPKVFKYKGSGKRLVSSKNKELAQNGQVVHQLEYKTLKVQVEIKDDHQVV, encoded by the exons ATGCAAGGAACAAGCAGAGGGTTTCGAAAATGTGGGAGCTACCCTTATGCAGTTCAAGAATTTCCAAAGGAATGTAAGTGTCTACTTAATGGCAAGGATGGACATATGTTCATCTCTCATTTAGAAACACTCCGAGAAACAAAAGGGTTGGTATTTGCATATGAAATAGATGCTGACAGTGCTTTGACAAGAATTTTTTCGACAAATGCGGATTCCATCAGATGTTACGCATTGTTTGGTGATGCTATTTCATTCGATCCAACCTATGGAACGAACAAATATAATATGAAATTCGCGCCTTTCAGTGGGATTGACAATCAGAAAAAGTCAATAACATTTGGATGCGTGCTTTTAGAGCTTGAAGACGATGACTCATTTATTTGGGCATTTCCGCAGTTTCTGAAAGCAATGGATGGCAAAGAACCCAATTACATCATCAGTGACCAAGATGCCGGAATAATAAATGCAGTTCCAG ACCAACAAAGGCAGAATCTAAAGCTTCTTGAACCACAGAGCCACAACTCAATACCTAAAACCCTATTCGGGTCAAACTGGGAGGCCCATGCAGTTAAGGTCTATACACATGAAGTGTTTTTCGACTTCCAAGAGGAGGTTAAATTATTGGTAAATGTGTGTAGTGTTTGTGGATACACCCCACCAGATCCAGTAACTAACTTTGAAATTTCAATTGTTGAGGACGCAAACAAGCGAAAGAGATATGcagttga GTGGAGTAAGAATGCACTCAGAAACCCAGTTTATGATTTGAATGTTAATCTGCTGGAAAACTACGATCTTACTGGTAATAGTAAATTTGGAATGTCTCGGGTGTGGTCTGAGATTTACGCAACTGTTGATAtgctcaaaagaaaagaagaagagtcaGATATGAGAGAGTTTGAAAAGCTAATTAATAAATTCCGAGAGAAGTTGGAGCCAGACCGAGAGCCTTTGACCAAAGAACAAGAATTGGAGGTCCTTCTCAACTGCAAGGCTCCAAACGAAATCAAGATCTTACCACCTAAAGTCTTTAAATACAAAGGTAGTGGTAAAAGGTTGGTGAGCAGCAAAAATAAG